A region of Paenibacillus sp. JNUCC-31 DNA encodes the following proteins:
- a CDS encoding ABC transporter permease, with product MSQYRSSFILGVISQIVSFFSEFFLLWLLLNNFSAIGNWSTYEVMFLFALNLASYAIGSFFLNSPSTRLSTMIKEGTFDEVLTKPLNSFVYLVCREFNNGYITHLVVSLVVMVICVNQLNIEMTFTNISMLILTLLGGALIQGSTLLIISIPSFWFVENTGLREVLFFNMRRFISYPITIYDKFIQIILTYILPYAFINFFPAQFFLQKNDFSIFSPYFQYATPIVGLVLFVIAYNFWRIGINHYQSTGS from the coding sequence GTGTCCCAGTATAGAAGCTCATTTATACTAGGAGTTATCTCTCAGATCGTCTCATTCTTTTCAGAATTCTTTTTACTTTGGTTGTTACTAAATAACTTTAGTGCGATTGGTAACTGGTCCACATATGAAGTCATGTTTTTGTTCGCCCTTAACTTAGCATCATATGCGATAGGTTCTTTCTTCTTAAATTCTCCCAGCACTCGTCTATCTACAATGATAAAAGAAGGTACTTTTGATGAAGTACTAACTAAACCACTTAATAGCTTTGTATATTTAGTTTGCAGAGAATTTAATAATGGCTACATAACACACTTAGTTGTTTCCTTGGTAGTAATGGTGATTTGTGTGAATCAATTGAACATCGAAATGACTTTCACAAACATCTCAATGCTTATTCTAACCCTGCTTGGTGGTGCTTTAATCCAGGGTTCAACATTGCTAATCATTTCGATACCTTCATTTTGGTTTGTAGAGAATACTGGCCTTAGAGAAGTCTTATTTTTTAACATGCGTAGATTCATTTCTTATCCAATAACCATATATGACAAATTCATTCAGATAATTCTGACATATATACTGCCTTATGCTTTTATTAATTTTTTCCCTGCACAATTTTTTCTACAAAAAAATGATTTCTCAATCTTTTCTCCTTACTTCCAATACGCCACTCCAATTGTAGGATTAGTCTTATTTGTTATTGCGTATAACTTCTGGAGGATAGGAATCAACCACTATCAAAGCACTGGTTCATAA
- a CDS encoding ABC transporter permease, which produces MFLFVTFLKRSFLERYAYRFDFYTSIFGSFISLFVQLNVWSVLMENNSSNSQVSLDEMLTYVIITSLITALTASQVGEKIAQKVDNGSIISDFIRPINIRNYLWAEDIGKNIFNFLLINIPNVIIILLFMRIEIVFELSNFLMFLISLVLAIIIAFYIQFVLGLLAFWLQTPWYISWILNACKDLFSGSVIPLWFYPDWLYQISSWLPFRLIIFEPINMYLGNLSIDEGYKILLLQCVWIVSLYLLSKLIWSKAQSKIIVHGG; this is translated from the coding sequence ATGTTTTTATTTGTGACCTTTTTAAAACGATCATTCCTTGAAAGGTATGCTTACAGATTTGACTTTTACACTTCTATTTTTGGTAGTTTCATATCTCTGTTTGTTCAATTAAATGTGTGGTCAGTTCTTATGGAAAATAACAGTAGTAACAGCCAGGTTTCACTGGATGAAATGCTGACTTACGTCATCATAACTTCGCTTATCACCGCTTTGACAGCATCACAAGTTGGCGAGAAAATAGCACAAAAAGTTGATAACGGTTCCATAATTTCTGATTTTATAAGACCGATAAACATAAGAAACTATCTTTGGGCAGAAGATATAGGGAAAAACATATTCAACTTTTTACTAATAAATATCCCCAACGTAATTATCATATTGCTTTTTATGCGCATAGAAATCGTTTTCGAGCTTTCGAATTTCTTGATGTTTTTAATCAGTTTAGTTTTAGCAATAATTATCGCTTTTTACATACAGTTCGTATTAGGATTACTAGCTTTTTGGCTTCAAACTCCGTGGTATATCTCGTGGATTTTGAATGCTTGTAAAGACTTATTCTCCGGTTCTGTCATTCCATTGTGGTTTTATCCAGATTGGCTCTATCAGATTTCTTCTTGGTTACCATTCAGGTTAATTATCTTCGAACCAATAAATATGTACCTTGGGAATTTATCAATAGATGAAGGGTATAAAATTCTACTACTACAATGTGTCTGGATTGTGTCGTTATATCTTCTGTCTAAGTTAATTTGGTCGAAAGCTCAAAGTAAAATTATTGTTCATGGAGGGTAA